ACGACGTCACTCCCGGCAGCGAGCGCCGGCTCGACGATCTCCGCGACGTGCTGGGCCCTGTCGGCAGCCATCAACAACGCCTCGGTGGTCTCGGCGATGTCCACGTCGGCATCGAGGAGCAGTTCCCGAAGTGCCAGCCCCAGAGCGGTCCCGCCCGGCTCCCGGGTGGACACGGCACCGCGCCGCTCGGCCAGTCGGCGGGCCTGGGTGGACTTGCCGCCCCCGTCGGGCCCCTCGAAGACCACGAAGTGCCCCCGCGTCACCGCACCGCCCTCAACGAAGCCGGACGCCCGGACCGCAGTGACCATGCGGCACCGACACCCGCTCCCATGATGATCAGACCGGCGAGCCACAGGGTGAGGCGCACGCCGGGCAGATAGACATCGAGACCGAGCACGTCGACTCCCCTGTCGACGAGCCGGTGCGAGGCGCCGTCGAGTCCCGCCGCCAGCAGCGGCCCGATGACGAACGCTGCCACGACACACAGGCGCACGACGCTGTAGAGCGCAGCGAAGACACGACCCCGTAGGTCCTCGTCCACCTCCTCGTGCAGCAGTGTGAAGCCCAGTACGTAGACGCCACCGGCGAACATGCCCAGGACGCCGATTGCGATGATCACGAGAGCGAGTGTGCCCAGCGACGCCGCCACGAGCAGCGCGGCCCCCGCGCCGACCACCGACCCGGCGAAGAGGCGGTGTTTGGAGACGTGCTTCTTCAGCAGTGTGAGGACCAGCACGCCGAGCCCGAGTCCCACGCCGAGAGCGACCTGCATCCCGGCGAATCCCGCCGGGCCGGCACCCAGGACCTCTTCGGAGTAGACGATCCCGAGCGGAACCATCATCCCGCCGCCCAACAGCGCGGTGGCGAGACCGATGTTGACCGCCCGCACAGTCGGGTTGATCACGATGAAACGCACGCCCTCCCCCATCTCGCGGAAGGTGCCGACGAAGTCCAGTCGGCGTGTCTCACCATCGTCGACCCGGCCACTGTGGTGGAAGGGGATCGAGGCCACCAGCACCGCCGACAGGGCGAAGGTGAGCGCGTCGACGTAGAAGCCGAGCGACTCCTGGTCGATCCGCAGGAAGTCCAACGCCTCGACATCGGCGATGGCGTCGGCTCCCCGGGCGAGTCCGACGAAGACGAGCGCCGCAATGGGAAAGGTGCCGTAGGTGGCGACCATCGACAGCGAGTTGGCCGTCGTCAGGTGCTCACGCGGGACGATGCTGGGAACCATCGACTCCTTCGCCGGGATCCACAGCAGCGTGAAGGCCTCGAGCGCGAGCGAGACGAGGACGAGTTGCCACACAGTGTCGACGAAGGGCAGCACGAGCAGCACGGCCGCCCGCGAGATGTCGCACACGACCATCAGACGGCGCTTGTCCCAGCGGTCGGCGAGCACCCCCGCCACCTGCGCGAAGAAGAACCCGGGGATCAGGCGGGCGGCCATGACGATCCCGACGGCGGTCTCCGGGCTCCCACCGCCGACGCGCGCAGCGGTGACCGTGATGGCCAGGAACCCGAGCCAGTCGCCGAGGCCGGTGGTGAACTGCGCCGCCCAGAGGCGGAAGAACGCGTTCGTCGCGAAGAGACGCCGCTCGATGTTGCTCCAGAGCCCGTCCGGGTCGAGGGGAACGGCGCCGCCCGTGTCGGGCGGTACCGGGGGCTCTGCGCCGTCTGGGTGGGCCGACGTCACCCGCTCAGGCTAGGAGGATTCCTGCGCCTTGTCCGCCGCGGGCGCCTTGTCCGCCGCGGGCTTCTTCCTGGCAGCCGGCTTCTTGGCAGCCGGCTTCTTCTTGGCGGCCGGCTTCTTCTTCGCGGCTGGCTTGCGCTTCGCGGCAGGCTTCTTCTTGCCCCCGCCCGCCGCCTCCTTGTCACGCCGCATCTGGAGGAGCTCTGAGGCGCGCTCGTCGGTCAGCTCCTCGACGGTGTCGCCCTTGCGCAGCGAGGCGTTCACCTCTCCGTCGGTGACATAGGGGCCGAATCGGCCGTCCTTGACCACCATCTTCTTGCCGCTGACGCCGTCCTCGCCGAGCTCGCGCAGCGGTGGCTTGGTGGTCTGGCCACGGCGGCGCTTCGGCTGGGCGTAGAGCGCGAGCGCCTCCTCGAGCGTGACCGTGAACAATTGGTCCTCGGTCTCGAGGGAACGGCTGTCCTTCGCCTTCTTGATGTAGGGCCCGTAGCGGCCGTTCTGGGCCGTGATCTCCTCACCGTCCGCGGGGTCCACGCCGACGACCCTCGGAAGCGACAGCAGTTTCATCGCGTCCTCGAAGGTCACCGTCGGCAGTTCCATGGACGACAGCAGCGACGCGGTCTTCGGTTTGGGGCCGTCGTCGGTCATCTCGCCCAGTTGGACATACGGTCCGAAGCGGCCCGCCTTCGCGATCACCGGAAGGTCCGTCTCGGGGTCGTTTCCGAGGACGCGTTCGTCAGAGGGGGCCTCGATGAACTCGACGGCCCGGGCGATCGTCAACTCGTCGGGGGGGATCTCGTCGGGTACCGACGCCGTGTCCTCACCGCGCTGCACATAGGGGCCGTACCGACCGACCCGCGCCACCACCGGCCGCCCCTCGGCGTCCAGGCCGAGCGGGATGGAGTTGATGTCGCGGGCATCGATCTCGCCGAGGCGCTCGGACACCATCGCCTTGAGACCGGGACCGTCGTTCTCGCCGAAGTAGAAGAGGCGCAACCACGGGATGGCCTGGGTCAGGCCACCGGCGATGCCGTCGAGGTCATCCTCCATCCGCGCCGTGAACTCGTAGTCGATGAGATCGGGGAAGTGGCGTTCGAGCAGGGTCACCACGCTGAACGCCGTGAACGTCGGCACGAGGGCGGAGCCCTTCTTCCACACGTAGCCACGGTTCTGGATGGTTCCCATGATCGAGGCGTAGGTGGACGGACGACCGACGCCGAGTTCCTCGAGCCGCTTCACCAGCGACGCCTCCGTGTAGCGCGCCGGTGGCTGGGTCTCGTGACCGTCGACGGTGACATCGCCGACTCCGGCGGTGTCACCCTCGACGAGTGCAGGCAGCGCCCGCTCGTTCTCGTCAGGGGCGTCGCCGTCCACGTCCTCGACATACACACGCCGGAATCCCTGGTGGCTGATCACCGTGCCCGACGCCGACACGGTGGCGACCTGCCCCGTGGTGGCGGGGGCGTCGGCGCGCACCTGGACGGTCTCACCGGTGGCGTCCGTCATCTGTGAGGCGATCGTGCGCTTCCAGATCAACTCGTAGACGTCGGCCTCGGACCTGGGCACCTCGGCGCGCACCGCGTCGGGGTCCCGGAACGAGTCACCCGCCGGGCGGATCGCCTCGTGGGCCTCCTGGGCGTTGCGGACCTTGCGGTTGTAGACGCGTGGGGCGTCGGGCATGTGGTCCCGGCCGTACCGGTCGGCGATGGTCGCCCGGGCGGCCTTGACCGCGGTCTCCGACAGCGTCGTCGAGTCGGTCCGCATGTAGGTGATGTAGCCCTTCTCGTAGAGAGACTGGGCCGAGCGCATCGCCATCGCCGACGAGAGCCGCAACTTGCGGCCGGCTTCCTGCTGGAAGGTCGACGTCATGAAGGGGGCGGCGGGCCGACGGCGGTAGGGCTTGGCCTCCACGGACGTGACCACGGCGGTTGCGTCGGCGAGACCCTCGGCGAGCGACCGCACGGCCGCCTCGTCGAGGACGACGACGTCGTCGCTGCGGAGCTGACCGTCCTGAGCGAAGTCACGGCCGCTCGCGACCCGGGTCCCGTCGACGGCCTGCAGCGACGCGGCGAAGCTGCGGGGCTCGTGGTTCTCTCCAGCGTCGAGGGTCACATCGAGATCCCAGTAGGACGCCGAGACGAAGGCCATGCGCTCTCGTTCGCGCTCGACGACGATGCGCGTGGCGACGCTCTGCACGCGGCCGGCGGACAGCCCCGGCAGGACCTTCTTCCACAGCACCGGCGAGACCTCGTAGCCGTAGAGGCGGTCGAGGAGCCGGCGGGCCTCCTGGGCGTCGACGAGGCGGCGGTCGATCTCGCGTGGGGAGGCGATGGCCTCCTGGATGGCCGCCGGGGTGATCTCGTGGAACACCATGCGTTTGACGACGACCTTCTCCGGCGGCGAGAGCACCTCGAGGAGATGCCACGCGATCGCCTCACCCTCGCGGTCCTCATCAGTCGCGAGGTAGAGCTCGTCGGCGTCGGCGAGCAGCTTCTTCAGCTTGCGGATCTGGTCCTTCTTGTCGGCGTTGACGACGTAGAGCGGCTTGAAGTCGTTCTCCGTGTCGATCCCCAGCCGCGCCCACGTCTCGCCCTTGTGGCTGGCGGGGACCTCCGCTGCGCTACCGGGCAGATCACGGACGTGTCCGATCGACGACTCGACGACGAAACCGTCGCCGAGGTAGCCCGCGATGGTGCGGGCCTTGGCGGGGGACTCGACGATGACGAGGGAGGTTGGCACGAGTCGAAGGGTATGAGGCACCCGGACGAAAATGTCAAGGCGTGGCGGTCAGCGGTCCTCACGATCGGCGTGGCCGTGCCGCTTCGCCGCCTGCGCCAGCACCCCGAGACCGACCACCGCGGCGACCGTCGATGCCGCGAGGATCCCGATCTTCGCCTCGTCGGCGGCGCGGGCCAGCTCGGCCTCTTCGCCCGCCGCGACCTCCCCGCCTTCGGGGAGGTCCCGGGCGACCTCGAAGACCTCGCCCGCGGCCACCTCCGCCTCGATCGGCTCCCTGTCGCCCTCGAAGGCGAGCGTGGTGACGAAGATGGAGACCGTGAAGCCGATCCCCGCCACGATGGCCAGACCGAGGAGATGGATTCGGGTCATCGAGCGAGGCCTGGTGGCGATACGGAGACGCTCGGCGAGCAGCGTGAACGCGGTGACGCCGATGGTCTTGCCGATCACGAGTCCGAAGGCCACGCCGAGAGTGACCCGCGAGGACACCGCTCCCCGCAGCACGTCGTTGGAGAGCACGACACCCGCGTTGGCGAGCGCGAACAGCGGGATGATCACGTAGGCCGTGAAGGGATGCAGAGCGGTCTCGAGTCGCTCGGCCACCGATCGTGACTCGACGATGTTGAAGTTCGCCCACCTCACGTCGACGAGGAACACCTCGGCCTTGTCCCTCAGCCACTCCGCCACCCGTCGGGCCTCGTCCTCGGTCTGCAGAGGTCGAGCCGGGGTCATGAGGCCGAGAGAGACGCCGGCGATGGTGGCCTCGACGCCGGACTTGAGCGTCGCCCACCACACGAACGCGCCGACGAGCACGTAGGCCGGGATGGCCCAGATGCGCAGGCGCTTCATGATCTGCACAAGGACCAGCAGACCCGCCGCGGTCGCCAGCCAGCCGAACGCGAGGTTGTCCGTGTAGAAGACGGCGATGACGAGGATCGCGAGGACGTCGTCGACGATCGCGAGGGTCAGCAGGAACAGCTTCAGGGCCCGGGGGATCCGCGTCCCGAGTAGCGACACCACCCCGACAGCGAACGCGATGTCGGTCGCGACGGGGATGCCCCAGCCGTCGGCGAAGTCGCCCCCGATGTTGAAGCCGGTGTAGATCAGCGCGGGGACGATCATCCCGCCCACTGCGGCGATGGCCGGGAGTGCCGCGGCCCGGGGGTTGCGGAGCTGACCGGTGACGAGCTCGCGTTTGATCTCGAGTCCGACGACGAAGAAGAACAGAGCCATGAGCGCGTCGTTGACGAGCGCTCCGAGCGGATCGGCGAAGACCTCGACGCCGCCGACGGCGATGTCGACCGACGCTCCCCAGAAGTCGAAGTAGGAACCCTGGGCGGGCGAGTTGACCCACACGAGCGCGGCCACGGTCGCCACCAGGAGAAGGATGCCGCCGGCCGCCTCGACAGCCAGGAAGCGATTGACCGGTCGCCCGATGTAGCGGGCCAGCGCGCTGTCGCGCCCGAGGAACGTCAGATCAGAAAGTGGGGTCTCGCCAGCCAATCCATGCCTCGCTCAGCGTCGACACGACACGGTACCGGTCTCACTCGAAGTAGCGGATCTCTCCGTCCGAGCCCCTGACCACCGCCTCCAGCGCGAGGTGCACCGCATGGTGCAGTTCCCGGAAGTGCACCACTGCCAGGTCGAAGTCGTCCACGTCGGAGCTGTCGTCGGAATCTCCGTCGCCCGGCGCCTCCGGCATCGCGTCATCGAGATCGGCGAGGTCAGCGAGGGCCCGGTCCCAGTCGGTCGAGGACGCCTGGACGCTCAGCGCCATCGACGGCGCCTGGAGCAGGGCCCGGTCCAGGTCCTGGATGATGGCGATGACGACGTCGGTGGAGGTCCTCACGCCGGGGGTGGCGATCAGGTTCAGAGCCTGCAGTTTGCGCATCGCCATGGCGGCGATCATCTGTGGATCGCCGAGCTCGGCCACGGCCGAATCGATCGACGTCAGATCGAGTGACACCACGGACTCCACGGCGAACCAGTCACGGAGGAGTTCGAAGAGCTCTGTGGTCACCCCGTCGAGGGCCAGCAACTCGTCGGGTTTCGGTTGCGCCGCCGGGCGCGCCGCGTCATCCATCGACGATCGTCGACGGCTCAGGGCGGTGCCGCGAGGTGTAGACGACGAGACGAACCGCCGTCCCCTTCTCCGAGCTGCGGATCTCGTGATGGTCCGCGAGCACCCGCATGAGCGGGATGCCGAGGCCGCGTTCGAAGTCCAGACGGTCCGGCGAGCTGACGTGGGGAAGGGTCTCCAGGGCGTCGGGCTCGAAGCCCGCCCCCCGATCGGTGACCTCCACCTCGATCCGGTCCTCACCGAGGTCGAGGCGGATCAGCACCCGCTCGTCGCTGTCCACCCGGGTGTGGGCCTCCATCGCGTTCGTCGTGGCCTCCGAGACGATCAGACGCAGGTCGTCGACGCGCTCGTCGCGGCGCATCGGTTCGAGATCCGCGGCGGCAGCCACCACGGCGCGCACGAGCGACAGGTATTCGGGACGGGCGGGAACATGCAACTCTACGTGACTCAACGCGGTGGCACCTCCGCGTCGGGCGAGCTCGGAACCCGCTCGCAGGCCGAGGCGACGTCGTCGTAGATGGCGAAGACAGCGGTGAGCCGGGTCATGCGGAACAACTCGAGGATGTTCTCGCGGCCACAGACGACCGTCATCTCCCCTGCGGCCGATGTCACCCGCTTGAGCGCACCCACGAGCACGCCCAGGCCGGTGGAATCCACGAAACCGACGTCGCCGAGATCGAGCACGAGCCACCGGATGCCGCCGCCGACCAGGTCGACGACCGCGCGTCGCACGGCGGGGGCACTGGCCATGTCGATCTCACCGTGGACGTGGAGGACGGTCCACGGCCCACTCTCCGAGATCCTGAACGTCGGGTCCACTCCGTCCTCCGTGTCCGGCAGCGCCGCGATGTGCGCCCGCACAACCGTACCGGCTCCGGGGAGGCGGGCCGGGCTGGGCGGAACCCCGGGAATGTAATTACGCTGACGGAACTTCCCGCGGCGACTGGAGGGCCGGTGGCTCTCACCACGAGCACCCTCGACGACGTCATCGGCCGGCTCGCCGACGACGGGCGTCTCGTGCACGTCGAGCACCTCCCCGCGCGACCGGCGCGCCACGGACGCCCCGAGACTCCGGTCGACCCCGCGCTGCTCGCCCGGGCCGGTGTCGACGAGCTGTGGAGCCACCAGGCCGAGGCGGTCGACCTGTTGCGCGCGGGAACCTCGGTCGTCGTCGCCACGGGCACGGCGTCGGGCAAGTCGCTGTGTTACCAGATCCCCGTGGCCGAGGCGGTCGGCGCTGACGACCCCGGTACGGCTCTGGCGATCTACCCGACGAAGGCCCTGGCCCAGGACCAGCTGCGGTCCTTCGCCCGGATCCTGCCGTCCCGATCCGTGGTGGCCACCTACGACGGCGACACCGCCGGCGAACAACGGGGTTGGCTGCGCACCAACGCCGACGTCGTGTTGACGAACCCCGAGATGCTCCACTCGTCGATACTGCCGAACCACCCCCGCTGGGGGCGTTTCCTCGCACGGCTGCGCTACGTCATCGTCGACGAGCTCCACGTCCTGCGGGGCGTCTTCGGGACCCACACGGCACACGTCCTGCGCCGGCTCGCCCGCATCTGCGCCCTGCACGGCACCGAGCCCACCTTCGCGTTCACCTCCGCGACCATCGGCGAACCCGCCCGGCTCGCGGCCGACCTCTGCGGGAACGCGGTCACGTCCGTCGACGGCGACGGCTCGCCGCGTGGACCCCGGATGTTCGCCCTGCTCGACCCGCCGGTCCTCGACCCCGCCAGCGGCGTGCGGTCTTCGGCCAACAGCGAGACGGGTGCCGCCGTGGCGGACCTGGTCGACGCCGGCCACAGGACCATCGCCTTCTGTCGCAGCCGCAAGGGCACGGAACTCGTTGCGGCCGACATCCGGCGTCGCATCCCCGGCCGCGCCGACGAGGTCCGCTCGTACCGCAGTGGCTACCTCGCCGAGGAGCGCCGGGCGATCGAAGACGAACTCGCCGCCGGCACGGTCTCCGCGGTGGTCGCAACGAGCGCGCTCGAGCTCGGCGTCGACATCGGCGGCCTCGACGCGTGCGTCCTCAACGGATTCCCCGGGACCATCGCCGCCATGTGGCAACAGGCCGGTCGTGCCGGCAGGTCCAGCGGCGAGTCCATCGCCGTGCTCGTCGCCGGCGAGGACCAGCTGGACCGGTGGCTCGTCGAGCACCCCCACGAGGTCTTCTCACGGCCACCCGAGCCGGCGGTCGTCAACCTCGCCAATCCCTTCGTCCTCGATCCCCACCTCGCCTGCGCCGCGTTCGAGGCACCGCTCAGCCACGACGACGAACGCTGGTGGCCCGGCATGCTCGACGACGGCGTGCGCCGCCTGGTGTGCGACGACCAGCTACGGACCAGGCGACGCGCCGCCGGCCCCTTCGCCGTGTGGACGGGACACGGCCGACCGGGGACCAACCTGAGCCTGCGCAGCGGCTCCGCGGGCGAAGTGAGGATCGTCACAAGCGACGGGACGCTGATCGGCACCGTCGACGAGGCGCGCTCGCACACCTCGGTGCACGACGGTGCCATCTACCTCCACCGCGGAGCGACATACCGCGTCCAGACCCTCGACCTCGACGGGCGCGAGGCCGTCGTCGAACCGTGCGACGGCGACGAGTACACCCAGGCACGGTCGGACACGACCATCGTCGTGACGGGTACCGAGTCCACCCGACGTGCGGGCCGGGCGGAACTCTGCCTCGGCTCGGTCGAGGTCCGCACCCATGTCACCGGCTATCAGCGTCGCGAGGTCCGCAGCCGCAGAATCCTCGGCAACCACGTTCTCGATCTGCCCCTGCAGCGCCTGGCGACGCGGGCGTTCTGGTACACGGTCGACGACGACCTCGTGGAGGCGGCGGGTTTGGGCGACGGCGCCCTGGGCGGCACCCTCCACGCGATCGAACACGCGGCGATCGGCATCCTGCCCCTGTTCACGATCTGTGACCGTTGGGACGTGGGTGGCGTCTCGATCGCCCTGCATCCCGACACGGGACTCCCGACGATCTTCGTCTACGACGGCTACCCGGGCGGAGCGGGGATCGCCGAGTTGGGGTACGAGGCGGCAGACCGCCACCTCGCCGCGGCCCGCGACGTCATCGCCGCCTGTGGCTGTGACGACGGCTGCCCCTCCTGTGTTCAGTCACCGAAGTGCGGAAATGGGAACGACCCGTTGGACAAGGCGGGCGCGCTCGCGCTACTCGCCCGGATCCTCGACTGAGGCGGTCCGGCTCACCCCTCGGCCAGCATCGTCACCGAGTCGGTGAGGACGACGTCGTCGAGCAGCGCTCCGACGAGGGGCACCTCGGTGGGGGCCCGGTAGGTGACCGTCACCGTCACGTCCGAACCGGGCGAGGCCGAACCCGAGACCGACACCGTCAGCCGGGCAGGGTCGAGGTCCGCCGCACCCAGCGCAGCGGAACGGGCGGCGCCCGCATCATTGTGGATCGCCACCACCCGGGCCGCCTCCCGCGCGGCGTGAGTGGTCATGATCCGGGCGTGGACGACCAGCCCGACCTGCACCACGAGCAGCGCCGCCAGGGCCACGACGGGGAGAACGAGCGCGAACTCCACGGTGGACTGCCCCCGCTCGCCTCCCCGCCGATGCCTCACGCGACGAGCCCGGTGATGGACCGCATCACCGCATCGAAGAGCGCGCCGATGCGGTTGCTCTCGCCCGCCCACGCGACGAGGAGCATCGCGACGGTGGCAGCACCGAGAAGCACGAGGGCGTACTCCGCGGTGGTCTGCGCCGACGTCGACCGCAGCGATGTGAGCAGGCGCCGCAGGCGGTCCGGGATTGCAGGTGAGTCTTCGGTTGTCATGACGAGGTGTTTCCCTTCGCTGTGAGAGTTCGCGGGGAAGTGGGGGCGCCGAGGGCTTCAAGCGCCGAGGACCTCGAGCGAGGCGACGAGGGCCGGCACGACGGTGAGGAGCGCGAACGCGGGGAGCAGGCACACGACCAGCGGGAAGACGAGACGCACGCTCGTACGGCGGGCCCGGATCTCGCCGCGGCGGCGGCGCTCCGCGCGACCGTCACGGCTGAGGCGCTCGAGACCGGCGATGACCGGTGCCCCGTGGCGCAGGCCGTCGACGAGGACACGTGCGAGCGGGCGGACGGACTCGCCGAGGAGGTCGGGGATCGCCTCGAGCGCGGAGACCACGTCGCCGTGCCGGGATCGTGACACCGTCTCCCCCAGCGCGCGCGACACGGGACCTTCCGCGAGACCGGCCACCACCTCGATGGCCGCCGTGACCGACAGCCCCGCCGAGACGGCAGCGAGGAGCAGGTCCACCACGTCGGGTAGTTCCGCGCGCACGGTGTCGGCGGCGCGCCGCGCCTCGCGCCTGCGCCGTCGGACGTCGAGCCCGTAGACCCCCAGCGCCGCAGCGGCGCCGGCGGGCAGGCCGAGCGGCGCGACGAGGACACCGGCGAGCACCGACCTCCCGGTCCGCCGGTCCCCATCCGGATCC
This is a stretch of genomic DNA from Acidimicrobiales bacterium. It encodes these proteins:
- the topA gene encoding type I DNA topoisomerase, with amino-acid sequence MPTSLVIVESPAKARTIAGYLGDGFVVESSIGHVRDLPGSAAEVPASHKGETWARLGIDTENDFKPLYVVNADKKDQIRKLKKLLADADELYLATDEDREGEAIAWHLLEVLSPPEKVVVKRMVFHEITPAAIQEAIASPREIDRRLVDAQEARRLLDRLYGYEVSPVLWKKVLPGLSAGRVQSVATRIVVERERERMAFVSASYWDLDVTLDAGENHEPRSFAASLQAVDGTRVASGRDFAQDGQLRSDDVVVLDEAAVRSLAEGLADATAVVTSVEAKPYRRRPAAPFMTSTFQQEAGRKLRLSSAMAMRSAQSLYEKGYITYMRTDSTTLSETAVKAARATIADRYGRDHMPDAPRVYNRKVRNAQEAHEAIRPAGDSFRDPDAVRAEVPRSEADVYELIWKRTIASQMTDATGETVQVRADAPATTGQVATVSASGTVISHQGFRRVYVEDVDGDAPDENERALPALVEGDTAGVGDVTVDGHETQPPARYTEASLVKRLEELGVGRPSTYASIMGTIQNRGYVWKKGSALVPTFTAFSVVTLLERHFPDLIDYEFTARMEDDLDGIAGGLTQAIPWLRLFYFGENDGPGLKAMVSERLGEIDARDINSIPLGLDAEGRPVVARVGRYGPYVQRGEDTASVPDEIPPDELTIARAVEFIEAPSDERVLGNDPETDLPVIAKAGRFGPYVQLGEMTDDGPKPKTASLLSSMELPTVTFEDAMKLLSLPRVVGVDPADGEEITAQNGRYGPYIKKAKDSRSLETEDQLFTVTLEEALALYAQPKRRRGQTTKPPLRELGEDGVSGKKMVVKDGRFGPYVTDGEVNASLRKGDTVEELTDERASELLQMRRDKEAAGGGKKKPAAKRKPAAKKKPAAKKKPAAKKPAARKKPAADKAPAADKAQESS
- a CDS encoding ATP-binding protein, whose protein sequence is MSHVELHVPARPEYLSLVRAVVAAAADLEPMRRDERVDDLRLIVSEATTNAMEAHTRVDSDERVLIRLDLGEDRIEVEVTDRGAGFEPDALETLPHVSSPDRLDFERGLGIPLMRVLADHHEIRSSEKGTAVRLVVYTSRHRPEPSTIVDG
- a CDS encoding DEAD/DEAH box helicase, which translates into the protein MALTTSTLDDVIGRLADDGRLVHVEHLPARPARHGRPETPVDPALLARAGVDELWSHQAEAVDLLRAGTSVVVATGTASGKSLCYQIPVAEAVGADDPGTALAIYPTKALAQDQLRSFARILPSRSVVATYDGDTAGEQRGWLRTNADVVLTNPEMLHSSILPNHPRWGRFLARLRYVIVDELHVLRGVFGTHTAHVLRRLARICALHGTEPTFAFTSATIGEPARLAADLCGNAVTSVDGDGSPRGPRMFALLDPPVLDPASGVRSSANSETGAAVADLVDAGHRTIAFCRSRKGTELVAADIRRRIPGRADEVRSYRSGYLAEERRAIEDELAAGTVSAVVATSALELGVDIGGLDACVLNGFPGTIAAMWQQAGRAGRSSGESIAVLVAGEDQLDRWLVEHPHEVFSRPPEPAVVNLANPFVLDPHLACAAFEAPLSHDDERWWPGMLDDGVRRLVCDDQLRTRRRAAGPFAVWTGHGRPGTNLSLRSGSAGEVRIVTSDGTLIGTVDEARSHTSVHDGAIYLHRGATYRVQTLDLDGREAVVEPCDGDEYTQARSDTTIVVTGTESTRRAGRAELCLGSVEVRTHVTGYQRREVRSRRILGNHVLDLPLQRLATRAFWYTVDDDLVEAAGLGDGALGGTLHAIEHAAIGILPLFTICDRWDVGGVSIALHPDTGLPTIFVYDGYPGGAGIAELGYEAADRHLAAARDVIAACGCDDGCPSCVQSPKCGNGNDPLDKAGALALLARILD
- a CDS encoding STAS domain-containing protein — encoded protein: MDPTFRISESGPWTVLHVHGEIDMASAPAVRRAVVDLVGGGIRWLVLDLGDVGFVDSTGLGVLVGALKRVTSAAGEMTVVCGRENILELFRMTRLTAVFAIYDDVASACERVPSSPDAEVPPR
- a CDS encoding MFS transporter — translated: MTSAHPDGAEPPVPPDTGGAVPLDPDGLWSNIERRLFATNAFFRLWAAQFTTGLGDWLGFLAITVTAARVGGGSPETAVGIVMAARLIPGFFFAQVAGVLADRWDKRRLMVVCDISRAAVLLVLPFVDTVWQLVLVSLALEAFTLLWIPAKESMVPSIVPREHLTTANSLSMVATYGTFPIAALVFVGLARGADAIADVEALDFLRIDQESLGFYVDALTFALSAVLVASIPFHHSGRVDDGETRRLDFVGTFREMGEGVRFIVINPTVRAVNIGLATALLGGGMMVPLGIVYSEEVLGAGPAGFAGMQVALGVGLGLGVLVLTLLKKHVSKHRLFAGSVVGAGAALLVAASLGTLALVIIAIGVLGMFAGGVYVLGFTLLHEEVDEDLRGRVFAALYSVVRLCVVAAFVIGPLLAAGLDGASHRLVDRGVDVLGLDVYLPGVRLTLWLAGLIIMGAGVGAAWSLRSGRPASLRAVR
- the nhaA gene encoding Na+/H+ antiporter NhaA; its protein translation is MAGETPLSDLTFLGRDSALARYIGRPVNRFLAVEAAGGILLLVATVAALVWVNSPAQGSYFDFWGASVDIAVGGVEVFADPLGALVNDALMALFFFVVGLEIKRELVTGQLRNPRAAALPAIAAVGGMIVPALIYTGFNIGGDFADGWGIPVATDIAFAVGVVSLLGTRIPRALKLFLLTLAIVDDVLAILVIAVFYTDNLAFGWLATAAGLLVLVQIMKRLRIWAIPAYVLVGAFVWWATLKSGVEATIAGVSLGLMTPARPLQTEDEARRVAEWLRDKAEVFLVDVRWANFNIVESRSVAERLETALHPFTAYVIIPLFALANAGVVLSNDVLRGAVSSRVTLGVAFGLVIGKTIGVTAFTLLAERLRIATRPRSMTRIHLLGLAIVAGIGFTVSIFVTTLAFEGDREPIEAEVAAGEVFEVARDLPEGGEVAAGEEAELARAADEAKIGILAASTVAAVVGLGVLAQAAKRHGHADREDR
- a CDS encoding TadE/TadG family type IV pilus assembly protein; translation: MEFALVLPVVALAALLVVQVGLVVHARIMTTHAAREAARVVAIHNDAGAARSAALGAADLDPARLTVSVSGSASPGSDVTVTVTYRAPTEVPLVGALLDDVVLTDSVTMLAEG
- a CDS encoding type II secretion system F family protein, which codes for MLAGVLVAPLGLPAGAAAALGVYGLDVRRRRREARRAADTVRAELPDVVDLLLAAVSAGLSVTAAIEVVAGLAEGPVSRALGETVSRSRHGDVVSALEAIPDLLGESVRPLARVLVDGLRHGAPVIAGLERLSRDGRAERRRRGEIRARRTSVRLVFPLVVCLLPAFALLTVVPALVASLEVLGA